The sequence ATGGTTTAGTGTGAACCCAACTGTTTTCTTTCACTCCTCACACCATTTCAATGACTGAAATAAGCTCTTTCAGGTTGTTACCAATCTAGGGAGGAACAAAGGTTGATAACTCTCTCTTTGAACATTTGAATTACATTATATACATGTTTAAATATTATTAATTTTACTAAAACCCTGTTGCTAATAGTTGTAAATATTCTTTGACTGAAATCTTTATATAATTACAGACTCCGAATACAGCTGTGGAAGGGATGATTGTACCTAAAGTACAAGGGAGATGGCTTGTAAGAATTTTCCATTGGTCTGCCATCTCTCCTTGGCTGAAGTTTCAAATTCACTCTAAACTTAGACCATGTTCTATCTGAAGCTTAATCTGAACAAGGGGGTTGAATTTGTTAACACGCCTCAGGGGGTGTGTAAAATAAGATGAGAAAGAAATGCTCCAGCATATATGCAAGATGCATTTCTCCAGCCCATGAGAAATCAGCAGTGCCTGTATGGTGTCTTTAAGTgcattgacagcaatggacagaAATGTGCTAAAATTTATGTTTGTCATTGTGTTCCTCCTCCTTAAGACGAGCTTGCAAgttccttttcttctctcttccccccctccccgcctctaGGATCTTTGTGTACTAGCAATTGTTGTCTGTGTAGGTTCCCAGAAAAATGCTATATAAGATCACCCCTTATTACTGCCTCCCAAAGCAACTCTGCTGCTGTCATGGAGCAagacaaatccccccccctttcagagcAGCTAAAATGCAATATTCCTACTGAAAAAAGGCTGGCAAGCAACtgctgtcttttctcctccttccccctcctgttTGTTTGCTATTCTCCCTGTCACTGTAGTGAAACAGAGAATGACATTTGACCAAGATGTCTGCCTGGAAAGTCTGGTAATGACATTTCACTCTCTTGGCAGGACGGTCTTAAAAGCCCTAGCTACAACCACCACAACAACAGCAACCACAGCTCTTTCTCTGGACGAGAGGAGATGCTGCAAAAGCCCCATAATCTGGCAGTGAAAAGCATCTCTCAAACTTTTTGTGAACTGTCCCTCCCCCACCCAGGTTTGCACTTTAGACTTTTGCTAGACTTGATAGATAAATAGCCTTTCTGTACTTTCATTCTCCCAGTCATTCTGTTGTCAGGGTGGTTAGTATACGGATACCAATTCCTTTTTTCTCTGTATAGGTTCCTGAATTGgctggcttttggctcctgagtCTCTTTTTGCAACTACCCTTAATCCTCTTCCTGCTTTTCAACGAAGGTCTGAAGATCCAGCCGCTAGAGCGAGCCGTCCACATCATCTTTGTAGCCTTTCTCATTTTCCAAGTCGTCATTGCCTTTCTTACTCTAAAAAAAATGGTGAATCAGCTGGCAACTCGGTTCCGCCTCCACGAATTTGACCAGCTGGACAATCCTCTCCCGTCCAATAATCAGGGTGGGCAGAAAACAAAAGTAGAAACTCCAAGGGTGGTGGGTTCCCCTATGGAAGGAATTCATTCCACCAGTATTGGCTGGGGGTCTGCAGTGAGGGCGTAACGGTATTATGGAGCATTTATCTGTCGAAAAATGGTTCCTGTTGCATTTATTATTGGTGTTTCATTAGAGCTCACGTTGTGAAACAGAGCAAAAAGCTGCTCTTCCACAAAGCAGCTGAGATGGGGAATTCACCTGCCTGTCTTCATTATAGGCTGATCTAGATGAATTGAAACATGAAACCCATGAAAAGTATCACTGTGAGAAGATCCTGCTTGTCTCATTGCAGCAAAGAGCAGGGAATTAGTTTTCCATCTTGCTCATGGTACCTTTCAAATGTAAGCCATGTGGATTTTGCCTTCCCCTGTAATGTTCAAGCATATGTTCCTCACAGACATTCACCCACAGAAAAAAATTATCACTATCAGCTCTCTGACTTCACAGTTCATTTTAATGCTTGGCAGGCAATGCGTgaatggagattttttttgttttaaactttGGGTAcaggggagttttttttaaagtttcaataaCAGTTGCAAATGAATATTTTGtataataaatatatttgtaGCAAACTATAGCTTTTCTCATTAAATTATGATATGCAGATAGTAAGATCTCTCTCAGCGTTCACAAGGGAGACTTGGGGCGGGGGGAAAGGTCTTCCAAACTGTTCTAAAATGTGGCAACAGAATTGGCATGAGGGATCTCTCTCAGGAGTTCTTTACCAGGTTTAAAACAAAGGCAAGGGGCCATGCAAGACACAGAGGTACAGCCTATATCCAAATGCTACACATTCCTGCAATGTTATGCAAAATAACTGGGTGTTCTTTTTAATTTTACTATGCCACTGCATCCATGCAGTATGCTGTTAGTGacttctgctgttttattttttaaactactTCACATTGAAAAGTTTCTTCTGTCTTTCCCCTCCCTGTCCCCCACTCTGCCCCTTGCTTTGGAACACTGTTCAGAGTTTCGTGCAACGGGGTTCCTTAGAACTGTCAATTCCCAAGCTAGTTTCTAATCATTCAGGCTTAGTCAAGCTAACTTCAGATATCACATCTAGCTCCAATTAAGCTGAGATATGCACAAATGTTGTTGTGCTTGACTGTACACCTCATGCCTTCTATCATGAAAGGATATTAAAGGTTCCTGGTATGAAACAAACACTGCTATAGGGATCCAAGAGAATTGGAGATTGTTTGCGCTCTTCAGATCAGGAAACCATGGTTTAGAATCCTGAGGTGGGGGGGGAAGTAAGCAACCTCAACTTCTCCTGCATACCTGCTGTTGTATATCATAGGGAACCACCGTTTGTTTAAAATCAGGAATCCTTAATTGCATTCCTCGTGAGCAGAAGGGTTGTGTGCATCTTGCAGTCACGTGGCAGCCAAGCTGTATTTATACACAACTCAACTGAAGCATGTTGACTCCATTGCAGAGCTCCATGCATTccaggtaggggtgtgcagggccagcctgattcagtattcctgattcgggtttacccaaatcaGGAAACTGATTCGGAGTAAAGGGAAACCTCAGTAAAACGATTCGGGATACCCAAATCTGAACGATTCGGGTATGATTAGGAAAGATTCGGCCGTTATTTTCAATGGCGAACAtgctcccggctttctgggagcctgggggTGCCATTTTCTTTCCGAATCAAACCAagcttggtggggaccttctactaactctcctctaactaccccccaggtttcagaaagattggaatttggagggccatgttatgcctccccaaagaaggtgcccccatcctcctacactctccattattctctatggggaaaaacaagtcatctttctaggtggcttggggtggcattttgcaagcaaaatgcacccaactttcaggggacatgctcccacctgtcctcccaccctcccccaagtttcagggagatagcactttgggggacattttatggcctcctaaagaaggtgcccctatcctcccactccactattccctatggggaaaaaaggcttgtctggctaggggtggcattttgcatgcaaaatgcccccaaccttcaggggcccatctcccacctgtcctcccaccctccaccaaggctcaagcagatcccactttggggggccattttatggcctcccaacgGAGCTTCTCTTACCCCCCTCctactccattatttcctatgggggaaaaaagaggcttgtctggctaggggtggcatttttcatgcagaatgcccccaactttcaggggacctgctcccacctgtcctcccaccctccaccaaggctcaaacagatcccactttggggggccattttatgcccccccaagggtggttctcctgccacaccacttaatGTCTTTCTAcggtggggaagacttccacacagcagaaacacatgggattggggctgccaatggccacagccacagtccacctgcacccaaattgCCAAAGACcgcacatcccctccccaaaacctaacctcccctgtggccagccactcactctctattgattcctgttatgggaaagagtccagtagcacctttaagactaaccaattttattgtagcataagctttcgagaatcaagttctcttcgtcagatgcatggtacatatctcccacagcaggaacccacagaatgtggcatctatggccacaggcacagtcctccttttaaatccaccccccacagccccacacagactcaaagacaccctccccaacattcccacactggccactaccccaagagcaggcttgccagccgtcccccattgtttcctatgatgggaacttttaaactctctttcccagggcaattatgcacagcccaggggtgccataatggagggcacactTCTGAGTACGAGCTcgtccctgtgaaagcacacctgaaccacagacaccctccccaaaatatTCCCACAcacacctacagagatggctggccagccagccccattgttccctatgatgggaacttacttcacaccaaagaagaaaacacaaacacactgaataaagttttttaaaaattattttctaactttcaaagtacaactaggcaaagtattgtgacacattacaccagcagtctcccacacacaaaaatcacacaactcacttcacatcagagaatcacaaaaacacaattgctgtcaaaaacttttttttaactgctttaggttacacagtaggagggcacaacaggacatgaaagcagtctaccacacaaaaatcacacaactcactacacatcagagaatcacaaaaacacaattgctgtcaaaaacttttctttaactgctttaggttacacagtaggagggcacaacagggcatgaaagcagtctactacacaaaaagaacacacaactcacttcacatcagagaatctaaCTTCATGCAATCATACCATGAGGGGCAAACCCCCCCCcatgcagcctgctgctccacgaAGTACTCAAGCATgccacaggtggagttccagcgagtggtAACGTCCGAGAACAGTACATGCTCCGGCATGCCTgttctggcctgcttctggcgcagttcgtgagtggctgtcacgctgcacGACTTGGGAGCCTCCGATATTTCTAgagcagcaactggaattcacaaGTCATGGGATCATGTGGTTCCGCAGTGGAGCCCGCCCCAAGCGCATCTCACTattaggtgaagcttgtgggccgcacagtaaatgcactcttggctcactagttgcggtgctgccctcatgttgctaccaccatccgtcaccatgcatcccacggtggcaggGGCCTGGCCTGCCCACTCATCCAACTGTCTACTCAGGGCGGCAGCAATGTTATCCGCTGTGTGTGCCATGTCGAGAACCTCAAACCAACAATAAGGCGCCacaatgaaatatataacaaAGTACAAATCAATTTAGTCGTGTATACTATGTACAATAATAAAGTATGTTCATACAAAAATGACAGTATAATCAAACATTCTTAATGTGACTAATTGCTTCACAATAGACCATAAACCAGCAATTAGTCACATTGTTAAGAATGTTTGATTATACTGTCATTTTTGTATGAATATACTTTATTATTGTACATAGTATACACGATTAAATTGATTTGTACTttgttatatatttcattgtGGCTCCTTATTGTTGGTTTGTCGTTTATTGTGTCTAAGGGGCCGCCTCTGGTTCTGTTGTGTATGTCAAGAACCTCagcatggagcaaggccttgtgGTAGCCGGCCTAGTGGTCTCTCATCCTTCCCTGCCTAACTGCATCGGAAATAATGGAGTAGGAGGAGGGGTAagagcagcttctttgggaggccataaaatggccccccaaagtgggatctgcttgagccttggtggagggtgggaggagaggtgggagcaggtcccctgaaggttgggggcattttgcatacaaaatgtcacccctagccagacaagcctcttttttcccccatagtAAAGAGTGGAGTAGGAGGGGGGTAAGAGCAGctcctttgggaggccataaaatggccccccaaagtgggatctgcttgagccttggtggagggtgggaggacaggtgggagatgggcccctgaaggttgggggcattttgcatgcaaaatgccacccctagccagataagccttttttttccccatagggaatagtggagtgggaggataggggcaccttctttgggagggcattcaaagtgggggtgggaggacaggtgggagcatgtcccctgaaagttgggtgcattttgcttgcaaaatgccaccccaagccacctagaaagatgacttgtttttccccatagagtataatggagagtgtaggaggatgggggcaccttctttggggaggcataacatgcccccccaaattccaatctttctgaaacctggggggtagttagagttagtagaaggtccccaccaagtttggtttgattcagaaagaaaatgacccccccagactcccggaaagcctggagcaaatgcaaacggctagcaaatgcaaacggctagcaaaatggcaATTCTCTTATTTCCGAATtgacccgaatcaacccgaattgaTTCAGAAATACCTAATTCGGAAAACCAGAATCAACCCAAAacaggtttttaacccgaatcagaaacctaaatcgcacacccctaattcCAGGCATATGTTGGACACCATCTGCATGTAGTCTTTCAAAAACAGCACATGCTACATGTCAAACAGTGTAACCACCTGCCCATTTTTAGATAACTTCTATAAGCAGTGATTTTGCCAAAGACACACGTGTACTATCAGATTGCTTAGTTCATTCGCACAGGACCTGCACTGATATGTATAGGGCTTACAGTACCGAGGGGATCCACTTCCTGTGAAAAACGAAGGATCAATGCTGCCCTCTCTCTTCCAACCTAGAGAACTGGATAGATGTCCTAGAGACAGGTGGCCTAACCAAACATGACATAATCTCTGAATATACTTAAGGATTTTATTCTCCGAACAAACAGATAAACACATATCTTCACATCATACCTCCTCTTTGCCCATGGCACTTCCTTTGTTCCCATCTTCATCTTGTCAGTATGACTGTGCACCCTTCTATGCTGTACTTGCATACGTtcagacataagaacataagaagagccatgctggatcagaccaaaggcccgtCCAGTCCAGCATTATGTCCACgtagtggccaaccagctgcctagaggaagcccacaagcaagatGATTGAAACAGCCTTCTGCCCAGCAACTGATACAAAGAGACATGCTACCTCTGGTACTGGAGGAGGAAAGATATCCATCATGACTAGTAGCCGTCTTGACTACTAGTCACTGACAGCCACATCCCTCTATGATTTTTGAGacttgcacttcatagtggacaCTACTTGGAGATGCCATAGTTTTTAATGTTCTTGTGGGGTGGGGATTGGTTTAGAATTATCAGAAGAATAGGGGAGGGGCACCTCATGTCATCATAAAAAGTGACAGGTGTCCCTCCCTCTTTTAGGGGTTAACCCAACCATAGGCCCCAGAAGCAGTCCCCCCCATGACAGGAAGGACCTAGCAGGATCATGTGACCCCTTTACGAGCCCACTCCATCCCTATGGACCAATAGGAAAGGGTTTTGAGTTTATGGAGTGCCAGGGTGGAAAATTGGGAGGCAGGCCAGCACCCCTGTTCCCTAGAAGAGCCTAgctggttcatgtgacccctcatcTCACCCCCCTGGGCCAATAGAAATGGTTTTTGAGTTTGTGGGTGCTAGGGCGGAAAGTTGGGGGCTGCCCTAGCCCCCCTGCTCTTTATAGGTCCCCTGAGGGGCTCATGTGATGCGGCTATGCACGCCTCATGGCCGGCCCTACCTCCCGGATGATGTTCAAATGCGCCAATGAGCGTGCAGACAGCAGGGGAGCCTGACCTTTAAATGGAGGAGCAGCGGGACCACCTCAGCTTCTTCTGAGGCTGTTCTTGCTGGGCTCGCACTGCTGTTGAGAGAACAGAGCCAGTTTACAGGGAAATGAATACGCCAGAGCCAGACAGAACTGGAGCTGTGGAAGAAATGCAAGCTCCTTGCGAAGAGCCCCGCAAAGGGGATGCACAACGTACAGTGGTTTCGAGATTTGACTTTCCAGACTGCATTAGACACTTAGTAAGAGGGGTAAGtactgggggaaggggaagaagggaaagaatcAGATGGCAGAGGTGGCAGAAAAACAagcctgtctttttcttttttgtagctGCAGGATAAAGAAGTACCATGGCAGGTGTTTAGAGGAATAGTTGAAGTGGCTCACACAGAAGCATACTCAAAGTGCTGTGATCACTGCTCTGAAGTAGCATATCGACAAAAATTTGGATGCCTGGGAGGTGGCGTAGTGTATTCGCAAAAATGCAGATGCGTGCGGATTGATACTGACAAGGCAAAGGGGCAGGAAGGCGTGAGAGCAGATGAACCTGTGACAGATCAGGAAGCAGTACCCATTTATGAAGAAACACAGGTGGTCAGCAATGGGGCTGCACAAGACAGTGGGGATCCGGATTCTAGATTTGACAGACCCGAGTGCGTGCGATTCTTAGTACAAGGGGTAAGTACAGGGGGAAAGTTGGAGTGGAGAATGAATCAGATGGCTGTGGAGAGtagaaaaacggggggggggggttctcttgTAGCTAGTTGGTGGTGAAGTGGATTGGGAGACATTTTCAGAAATAGTTGAGGCGGCGCACATGGAAGTGTATCCGGAGTGCTGTCTGTACGGTGAAGAAATAGCGGATTGGCAAAAATGCAGTTGCCTGAGACGTGAGGAGGCAGAGGGAGTGAAAAGCATAAGAGAGGATGAGCCTGTGATGGATTAGAAAGTGGAGCCTGTTTATGAAGAAATGCAGACTGTACAGGGTATCCAAGAGCAGCCAGAAGTGTATGAGGAAGACGGCCCAGTACTGGGACCACTGAAACAAAAAGCGTTGCAATGCATACAGACTCTCTACCCTAATGTGAGTACTGAGActaggggaaagggagggaaagtggAAACAGGGACTGGCATACTGAGCAGCTGTTTCTTTTGCAGATGGGGAAGCTGAACTATGTAGCAGTGGCTGAGGAGGTCAAGGAGAACAAGTTTGATCCTGACTGTTGCAGATTCTGCAACCACATAGCATATTGTCAAGAAGTCCCCTATGATGAGGATGATGAGGGTGCCAGAGCAGATTGTGAGGACTCAGGGGATGAATCAGAGGATGCCGCCCCCATAGAGGGTCAGGAAGTAGATCCAACATTGGATGTTTCTGATAGCACAAAAGTGGCAGCCCTGGCAAAAAGAGCCGTAAAGCTGCACATTCAATACCTGGTCCCTGATGTAAGTATGAAAGAGGGGCAACATGGAAGAATGTAGGGTGGCTAGAGAAGCAAttctaaaaatgttttttcttttttctacccCTGCAGCCAACAGATGTGCTGACTGAGTGTGCTCTACTGGATGAGGTGCTAGCGAGAGGTCCAGTTGGGAATAGCCCTGTCAGCTTTGAGTATGAGCATCACCCAAAGCCGCGTGTAGGgaagaggcagagaaagaggAGACCTAAGTCGGATTACTGCAGTGATACCTGTTGTGATTCTGATTGTGTAGACAACTCGGACAGACCACGTGTCCAGGGTCTGAAGCTCTGCCCCCGGACTtaacaggagaaggggaggggagacagccagaCGACCACCATGCAGCTGCCCAGACAGACACCATCTAGCTACAAGAGAAACCCCATGAAGGGGGTGATCCCCTTCatggggttttccaggcaagagatgaacagaggtgttcTATTTTTGTCcccctctgcatagcaaccctggacttccttggtggtctcccatccaaatactaaccaggaaggaccctgcttagcttctgagatctgacaggatcagaCTAGCTGGGGCCATTCAGGCCAGGGCAACATGCTTTTTCAGAACAATTATTAAAAATAGTCTCAGGGTCATTCCATGAGAATGGATACTCTGTACAGCTATGGATACATTACTGAACAATTAGCTTGCCTAAGTCCCTTGCTGTGACAATATTTGTGCCTGTGTGGAGTGCTTCATTTCAGACTTTGCTAAATTTCATGCAAGAGTAGTAACGGTCCTCTCtctgttcttttctttctctgttaTCTTAAATAGATAATGTTGCGGCTGGTTCTTTTTCCCCCCTTGGGgaatctattttattttgttccACATAGTTGTTATGAGATTCAAGACAGTTTAAACTTGGGAGATTAGCATTATGGAGAGAAAGTTCTGGGAAGATACTAGTTCATTCAGTATGACCAATTTACAGGTTCATTTCTTGACTCTCCTTTATCATTAATGGCAATCTTCAAGGGCATAGCTTTTTATTGGAAAAATGTTGAATTTCTCTCTTCTTGATGAGAAAACTGCAGCTCTAACTGTCAAGGCTTGATACTAACCCCTGGCATGTCTTTGTGTCTCTGACCAGCTACCTGAATGAATGAGTGTGAAGGGAAGCATCAAGTCTTTTAGAGGAGGTGTCACAGACACATACTAGCAGCTTGAGAAGGCAGAATGGACaaaattaaagggggggggaagcaaattaCAAGAATGAGTGATAAGAAGGCACAAAAAGGATTAGACAGGCTGGTAGCAGTTTGCAGGAGCCAAACATAGCACAATCGAAACTCTATCGAGTTGGGACAGCCCTAGGTTATAAAAGACAGAAATGAAGGAAGGCCTGGGATTATTTGCTCTTTAAtattgaatgtttttttttctcccagaagCATGGGGCATGAAATATGATAGTGATAAGCCAAGATTGAAAACACAgccatgaaaaaaagaaaagtcttGAAGGGCATGTGTAAAATTTGCTGGAAGAATAATTTAGTTTGTTGCTAACAATCAGCAAAGGTAAATTGGCACAGAACTTATAGAAGGACTGGACAAAATTTATGTGAGATCAGGGTTGTTATTCTGATCATGTTCACTGGGTAGGAAGTTCTATTAAGCTTAGTGGTAATGCTGTTAAGTGCATGAATCTGACCTAAGTATTGTGTTGTGAACCGCGGGGCAAGTGATCATTAAAATCTGTTTCATGTATGATTCCTAAAACCCTGCTGTTTGAGTTACTTATCTATGTAACAATATGTTCTGAGAGTAAGTAGGGaaagaaaataaacttttataggatactagcaacaaagctaattgtggggaaaaatacaacgggctctagaaaaggggaggtgggcaggcaggcattccctcctcctctgttactGATTCCGGCCAGATGAAGGCCAGGCGGGGGCATGGCCATTTCCTCtgtacctgatcctggccaactgaatgggggtgggcattgataccagctgggtgaaggagagatgggcatttccacctgctgtgctcctgatcccagctgggtgaaggcagagggcaggtatTGACCCTTGCTCCacacatgatcccagctgggtaaagggtggttAAAGGGTATTTCCCCCTTctctacacctgatcccagctgggtgaaagtggtgggtgggcattgtcatccgctccgctcctgatctcagctgggtgaagttggggattggccattgccacctgcttctctcctgatcccagctgagtgaaggcataggggcgggcattgccacctgctccgctccttttttttttaaaaaaaatattttaattactaacactacaaaaaagggaaaaagggaacaggggaaggggaagaaacaacatataaaaaacacacactacatctacaagtattgcattcccttcatactacaattatttaaagttaaactttctaatatgctattagattggtagatcttataaaatacgaactacagtcaggatcaggtcttcttcccccccccccccgccctgcgtctcggtcgcagctctctctgaacagctacagtagctgcgctctccacctgctccgctcctgatctcagctaggtgaaggcagatggcgggcattgcctcttg is a genomic window of Eublepharis macularius isolate TG4126 chromosome 1, MPM_Emac_v1.0, whole genome shotgun sequence containing:
- the TMEM17 gene encoding transmembrane protein 17; its protein translation is MSLPEPVRRRLSNFSRTVFTDNNRTGPESRSDNIPDNELVSNLPLQMSLYFNLYFFPFWWVSSVVMLQLKYPVLPDYYKFILVTITILTSLIEAIRLYLGYMGNLQEKVPELAGFWLLSLFLQLPLILFLLFNEGLKIQPLERAVHIIFVAFLIFQVVIAFLTLKKMVNQLATRFRLHEFDQLDNPLPSNNQGGQKTKVETPRVVGSPMEGIHSTSIGWGSAVRA